The window AATCGACGCCGAGCCACGGCCGTGGAAGACGAAGCGAATCGCCCGCTCGAGGCCGCCGTCGAAGAGATCTTCGCGGGCGTCGTCGATCAAGGTGTGAACCAGCAGGCGCTGGTCGTTCGCCCGAACCGTGAGCGTGCCGGGCGTGAGCGTGATGCTGTTGGCCAGTGCGAGCAGCGGCAGGCCGCTTCGAACGCGGGTCTTCACGCGCGTCATTTTGGGGTTTATCGGCATCGACGGTCTGAGAATGACGAGCGAGATGAGCAGGTTGGCCTTGACGATCTCGACGATGAGATAGGGGACGTAGATACTGAATCGGAGCACCCGTAGCGGTGACGTCGGAAACGTCGGTGCCGTCGTGAACGTCACGTGTGAGAGCGTCAGGGCGACGATCAAGCCGACCGCGGTGCCGGTTACGAGGTCGAACCAGTAGGTTGGATCGCCGAGAACCAGGTAAAACGCGAAGGAAACGCCAAATAGTGAGAGGAAACGGCTCCAGCTCGCCGTCCCGACGAGGCGTTCGTGCTGGGCCGGTCGCTCGACCGGGGCCTCCACGAACGGGAGGCCGACCCGCTCGAGTTCGCGCTCGAGCGGTTGGAGCAGGGGTGCCGACGCGCCGGGGTGGTATTCGGGGTCGAGCACCAGTCTATCCAGGTCGTGATCGTCGGCGTAGGCGGCGAACGTCTCGGCGTAGTCCTTCGGGCCGAAGAGGTACTCGTCGGTGCCAAGGACGGCCGTCTCACAGGAGACGTCGGCATCGACGTCCGTCGCGTCCTCCTGTACCCACGTCATCGCCCGATCGAGCAATCGATTCGCCGCCTCGAGCGTCTCGCGCTCTTCGGGCACCTCCGCTTCGTAGGGGACGGCGACGACGAGGTGACACGTGAGCGCCTCGGGGGCTCCCTCGAGGCCGGACTGTACCGCGTAGGCGACCGTCTGTCGGACGGTTGGCGACTCGGAGAGCGGAATCAGCAGGCGCTCACTGCCCACGGGGGATCCCTCCGGTCACACGAAATATGTTACTCATGGCTCTGCTGTCTGTTAGTCGACCCAAGCGGTACCCGTAGGAAAACTATTTCGTTATCCGCCGGAGAAAGGCTGTTCGAGGGCGATATTTGCGACGTTCGTGTTGGACGTACGTCGAATCATGTTTGGATTGACTGGTAGAATATCAAGACCGACTCGAGGTTCGCACACGTGCCTTGACACTTGCAGGAGAGTCGTTGAGGGCGACGACGATCAGCTGTTTCCCCACGTACCTGCCAGTCAGCCCTTTATTCTGCATCACTCGCAATTCCAGGGCGTGGGTCGGGTTCGTCCGCTCACCCGACAGTGATCGCTCTATGACGGGACGGTTGTGGCAGCGACCGGCTTCACCGGCTGTAGCGGGTCGGGTACGGCACGACAGGAAAAGGATGACGGGCAGCCGGATCCTGACGTAACCGGCCCACGGGCCGATTCCGGGGAGAAAACGGACACCGGGAATGGGGGTGCGGAAACGACCGTTGGCAATGGGGATGCAGAAAATGGACGACGACAATGAAGATACGGATGATGCTGAGAGCGGCGCGACGAGAACGTCTGGCCCGTATCCAGACGGATGATCGCCCTCGAGGGACGCTCCACCAACCCTACACTCGACTGGCGTGTACCGGCCGCCTACTTATCTGAACGCGACCGGAATCGCCCGGTACGATGTCCTCGAACGAGTGTTCTCGCCGACGAGTTATCCGTCTCGGTAGCGCCGCGACTGTCGTCACACTGCTGGCGGGCTGTGCCGGACCTGGCGACGATGGCGAACCCGAAGCAGAGGAAGGAACCGGAAACGGGCAGGATCGCGAGGAGGAAGACGATCACGAAGCGGTCGACGACGATGACGACGGTGACGATGACGACGTTGCAGGTACGGACGACGATGGGACGGATGCTGAGGAAGACGAAGAGGAGGACTCGAACAGTTGATAGCGCCCGTTGGAGGCAGTCTCTCATCCGGAACGGCCGTCGACCGCTCGAGCCTCGACCGACGTATCCCTCGAGCCCGACGATCGTTCCGGATCGAACCCCACCCACACCCGTATTCGAGCGTTTTAGGTACCCCGAGCGTCGAGTACGTACCGATGACGCTGTACTCGCGGCTTCGGCCGCTCGCGTTCGCGCTCCCGCCCGAGACGGCCCACGACCTCGGAAAGCGACTGCTCCGGGCGAGCCAGTCCACGCGGCCGACGCGAGCAGCCCTTCGTCACGCCTACCGGTACGACCACCCCGCCCTCGAGATCGAGCGCTTCGGCTCCCGGTTCCCCAACCCGGTCGGGGTCGCCGCCGGTTTCGACAAAAACGCCGAGTGTACCCACGCGCTCTCGGCGTTGGGCTTTGGCTTCGTCGAAATCGGAACGGTGACGCCGTACCCCCAGCGAGGCAACGATCGCCCGCGGCTGTTCCGCCTGCTCGAGGACGACGCGATGGTCAACCGAATGGGGTTCAACGGTCACGGGATGGAACGCGTAAAAACGCGGCTCGAGGCCGATGGGATCCCGAACGTCCCGCTGGGAGTCAACGTCGGGAAGATGAACACCTCGAGCGAGGACGAAGCGATCGAGGACTACCGGCGCGTGTTCGATCGGCTCTCCCCGTTTGCCGACTACGTCGTCGTCAACGTCTCCTGTCCGAACACACCCGAGACATTCGACGAAAGTTCCCCCGAGCACCTCGAGGCGATCTTCGAGACCATCGCGGCCGAAAACGACGCCGACGTGCCGGTTCTCGTCAAGATCGGCCCAGATTCGCCCGACGAGTCGATCCTCGACCTCCTCGAGATCGTCGAGTCGGAGGGCGTCGACGGCATCGTCGCGACGAACACGACGACCAGCCGTGACGGTCTTCGGTCGCCCGAACGCGAGGAGTGGGGCGGAATGAGCGGCGCGCCGCTGTGCGATCGCTCGACCGAGGTAATCCGCCTCCTGGCGACGCACACCGACCTGCCGATCGTCGGCGTCGGCGGCGTCGACTCGGCCGAGAGCGCCTACGAGAAGATCAGGGCGGGTGCCTCGCTCGTCCAGTTGTACACTGGGTTCGTCTACAACGGCCCCACGACAGCGCAGGAGATCAATCGCGATCTGGTCTCGTTGCTCACGGCGGACGGCTTTTCGTCGGTCGAGGCGGCGGTTGGGGCGGATCTCGAGTAGTCCGATCACCCGATCGAGTTCCCCTGCTTCTTTCACCAGTGTCGATCAGTCCACGTCGACTCGCGTCCCGAATCCTGCCTCGCCGACGACCTCGCCGTCGTCGTAGACGACCTCTCCGCGCACGATGGTCGTCACCGCCTTCCCGGTGAACGACTCGCCCTCGAACGGCGTCACGGGGTGTTTCGAGTGCAGTTCGCTCGGATCCTCGAGCGTCCACTCGAGATCGGGGTCGACGATCGTCACGTCGGCGTCGGTACCTACCTGGAGCGAGCCCTTCTGCGGATACATACCCCATATCTGGGCGGGCCGAACCGAGTGGTGATAGACCCACTCCTCGAGAGTAAGTCGCCCGTCCGCGACGAACGAGAGCATGACGGGAATCTCGGTCTCGAGGCCGACGAAGCCCGAGATGGCGTCCCAGGTGTTTCCGAACGGATCGTCGACCAGTTTCTCCTCGGCCGTGTGGGGTGCGTGGTCGGTGGCGATGCTGTCGATGGCTCCGTTCTCGAGGGCTGCCCAGAGTCGGTCGCGCTCGTCGGCGTTCCGGATCGGCGGCTGGATCCGGGCGACGTTCCCCTTCTCGCGCAGGACGTCCTCGGTGAACCAGAGGTAGTGCGGACACGTCTCCGCTGTGACGTCGATCCCCCGATCCTTCCCGCGGGCGACCGCCTCCGCCCCCGATCCCGAGGAGACGTGGTACATGTGGATCTTCGCTCCAGTCTCTTCGGCGAAGGTGCACATCCGTTCGATCGCTTCGCGCTCGGCGATCACCGGCCTCGAGCGGGCGAAGTCGATCGGCCTGTTCTTCCCGTCCGTTTTGAACTGCTCGGTGGTGTAGTCGACGATCTCGCCGTTTTCCTCGTGGAAGCCCAGCCGTTTGCCCGTCTCCCTGATGCGTTCCATCGCCTCGATGATCTCGCCGTCGTTCGGCGGTGGGACGTCCCCGACGGTGGAACCGAGAAAGATCTTGTAGCCGAGCGCGCCTGCTTCGTCGAGAGCGGAAATCCGCTCGAGGTTCTCGGAGGTGACGACGACGAAACTCTGGAAGTCGACGTGGGCGGACGCCTCCCCGCGGTCGAACTTGAGCTCGAGGTGTTCCGGGCGGTCGATGACGGGATCGGTGTTCGGCATCCCGACGACGGTCGAGACGCCGCCGGCGGCCGCCGCCCGTGTCGCGCTCTCCCAGTCTTCTTTGTACTCGAGGCCCGGTTCCCGGTTGTGGATGTGGCAGTCGACGATGCCGGGGACGATCACGTTCCCCGCGGCGTCGAGGGTACGCGCTGCCTCGGGTAACTGGTCGCTCTGGCCGACGGCGACGATCGTTCCGTCTTCGATGGCGAGGCCGGCGTCGATGCTGGCACCCGCCGGCGTGACGACGGTACCGTTTCGAACGACGAGATCGACGGTCATTGTCGGGAGTTCCAAAGCAGCGGGCAAATAGCTTCTGTTGACGATGTCGGCTGCGACGGGCGGCTGTGGCACGGTCGGGAGGCGCTGGCCTGTGGGTTCCTCTCGAGAACCGTGCCGTAGGTGGCGGATACGAACCGGTACGCCGCCTATACTAAACCGCGGACGGCTGGTGGTCAGCGCCGATGGAGACACCACTCGCCGGCAACACGGTTCTCGTCACCGGTGGCGCCGGCTTCATCGGCAGCCACCTCGTCGACGCGCTGGCCCCCGATAACGAGGTGCGCGTCCTCGACAACTTCTCGAACGGCACCCGCGAGCACGTCCACGAGGAGGCGACCGTCATCGACGGCGACCTGCGAAATCCGATGGATATCCAGCGAGCAGCCCGCGACGTCGACGTGATCTTCCACCAGGGAGCGGTCGTCAGCGTTTCCGAGAGCGTCGACGCCCCACGGGCGACCAACGAGATCAACCTCGAGGCCACCCTCGACATGTTCGAACAGGCACGACTCGAGGACGCCCGGGTGGTCGTCGCCTCGAGCGCTGCCGTCTACGGACACCCCGTCGAGGTGCCGATCACCGAGTCTGCACGCCTCGAGCCGACGTCGCCCTACGGCGTCCAGAAGCTGGCTCTCGACCACTACGCCCGTCTGTACAACGACCTGTATGGACTCGAAACAGTTGCCCTGCGCTACTTCAACGTTTACGGCCCGCGGCAGCAGGGCCCCTACAGCGGCGTGATCTCGACGTTCCTCGAGCAGGCTCGCGCCGACGAACCGATCACTATCGAAGGTGACGGCGAGCAGACGCGCGATTTCGTCCACGTCGATGACGTCGTCCGGGCGAATCTGCAGGCGGCGACGACGGACGCCGTCGGCACCGCGTACAACGTCGGCACCGGAACTCGAACATCGATCGGCGAGCTCGCAACCCTCATCCGGGAGGTAACCGACTCGTCGTCACGAATCGTCCATCGTGATCCTCGAACGGGCGATATCCGCCACAGTGTCGCCGACATATCACGAGCCGGCGATCGCCTTGGATTCGAGCCATTGATCGACCTCGAGACCGGACTGCGCGGACTCGTTTCTAGTTCCAAACGAACGACAGCAGCGGCCGGTGCGGACGACGATGCTGCCGGTCAAGGAGGCGATACCCCTGAGCCGGTCGGCACTGGAGAGTAAACGCCGTTCGACCGCGTGCTTTGAGATGGGTGGGTTGGGGGAAGGGACTTGAGGCAAATGGGGTCTTCCGATGGAACGGCGTCCCTGTACTCTGGCTCGCTGGGTCACTCGTCGATCAGCTTCGACGAGTGTCTCTCCTCAGTAACTGTCACCGGTTCCTCTCACTCTCGACATGAACTGGTTATCGGTGGGCTGCCTGCTCGAGACGAAGTCAGCCCACCGTTGAAACGTTCCCGAAGGGAGAGGAGTCAGGCACGTGATTCTGTAGGCCGGCGATAACTAACCCGCTGTCTCGGTATAGTGACCGGTATGATATCCAGCATCATCGTATTCGTCGTCAGCTTGCTGATCGGTGCCCTCGGCATCTACGTCGGCGCTCGCATCATTGTCGATACGGAAGACTACACATACGCGCTCGTAACTGCCCTCATCGGGGCGGTCGTGTGGGCCGTCGTCGGGTTCTTCCTTGGGTGGATCCCGCTGCTCGGGCCTGCACTCGTCCTCCTCGCGTATCTGGCAGTGATAAACGCACGCTACCCCGGCGGCTGGATACAGGCGGCGGCGATTACCCTCGTCGCCTGGGTAAGCGTCCTCGTCGTCCTCTACGCCCTCGCGTTCCTCGGCGTGACGACGTTCGATGCAGCCGGAGTTCCGGGCGTCTAATAGTGTGGTCACGTACCGCCGATCGGTGACCGGAGATGGGCGACCGGCGGTGCATCGTCTCCCCATCCCCTATGATGAGTCGGTGATTTTGACATTCACGCGACCGGTACGTTCCAGTTCCTCGTTCTCGCCACCTCGAGCGTGGGCCACACCCGTACTCTCGGCCGACGCCGTTCGAACCGATCACCGGATCGAAACTTACGTCGCTCGAGACTGTCGCCTAATACAATATCACTTGTGTACTTATAAAAACTACTTTGGCAGCGCGTGTCGTTGGGTGTTGACGTACGTTCCATAGCCACTATCTTCCCAACGCCACGCCGACCAAAACCACCCTATCCGATCGAATAATGCCACTCACACACCTACCAATCAGACACGTTTTACCGGCACTGGATCGGTTCACAGTCTACCTCGAACCGCCACTGCTCGTGCTCACGCAGTTGCAAAGCCAGGGCCAGAGCGACGAACTGTCACACGTCGCTGCCGTGTTCGGTATCCTGGTGTTGGGACTTCTGGGTGGCGTTCTCTTTCTTCGGAACCGGCTAGCAGAGTCGAGTCCGACACAGCGGTCACACGAACCCCCGACAGAGTCGCTTCTTACCGACCGCGAGCGGGTGTGCTCGCTCATCGAACAAAACGGCGGCCGGATGAAGCAGTCAGCGATCGTCGACTCCGTCGACTGGTCGAAGGCGAAGGTGAGTCGTCTGCTGGCGGAGCTGGAAGACGACGACGAGATTACGAAGCTTCGACTCGGGCGGGAGAACCTCGTGTGTATCCGCGGGAACGAACCCTCACTCTCACAGTCGAGTGAGCCACCCAGTG of the Natronosalvus vescus genome contains:
- a CDS encoding helix-turn-helix transcriptional regulator — translated: MPLTHLPIRHVLPALDRFTVYLEPPLLVLTQLQSQGQSDELSHVAAVFGILVLGLLGGVLFLRNRLAESSPTQRSHEPPTESLLTDRERVCSLIEQNGGRMKQSAIVDSVDWSKAKVSRLLAELEDDDEITKLRLGRENLVCIRGNEPSLSQSSEPPSDVH
- a CDS encoding quinone-dependent dihydroorotate dehydrogenase, with amino-acid sequence MTLYSRLRPLAFALPPETAHDLGKRLLRASQSTRPTRAALRHAYRYDHPALEIERFGSRFPNPVGVAAGFDKNAECTHALSALGFGFVEIGTVTPYPQRGNDRPRLFRLLEDDAMVNRMGFNGHGMERVKTRLEADGIPNVPLGVNVGKMNTSSEDEAIEDYRRVFDRLSPFADYVVVNVSCPNTPETFDESSPEHLEAIFETIAAENDADVPVLVKIGPDSPDESILDLLEIVESEGVDGIVATNTTTSRDGLRSPEREEWGGMSGAPLCDRSTEVIRLLATHTDLPIVGVGGVDSAESAYEKIRAGASLVQLYTGFVYNGPTTAQEINRDLVSLLTADGFSSVEAAVGADLE
- a CDS encoding monovalent cation/H+ antiporter subunit E, with protein sequence MGSERLLIPLSESPTVRQTVAYAVQSGLEGAPEALTCHLVVAVPYEAEVPEERETLEAANRLLDRAMTWVQEDATDVDADVSCETAVLGTDEYLFGPKDYAETFAAYADDHDLDRLVLDPEYHPGASAPLLQPLERELERVGLPFVEAPVERPAQHERLVGTASWSRFLSLFGVSFAFYLVLGDPTYWFDLVTGTAVGLIVALTLSHVTFTTAPTFPTSPLRVLRFSIYVPYLIVEIVKANLLISLVILRPSMPINPKMTRVKTRVRSGLPLLALANSITLTPGTLTVRANDQRLLVHTLIDDAREDLFDGGLERAIRFVFHGRGSASIASPRERGDTEVLEAGGEES
- a CDS encoding NAD-dependent epimerase/dehydratase family protein; translated protein: METPLAGNTVLVTGGAGFIGSHLVDALAPDNEVRVLDNFSNGTREHVHEEATVIDGDLRNPMDIQRAARDVDVIFHQGAVVSVSESVDAPRATNEINLEATLDMFEQARLEDARVVVASSAAVYGHPVEVPITESARLEPTSPYGVQKLALDHYARLYNDLYGLETVALRYFNVYGPRQQGPYSGVISTFLEQARADEPITIEGDGEQTRDFVHVDDVVRANLQAATTDAVGTAYNVGTGTRTSIGELATLIREVTDSSSRIVHRDPRTGDIRHSVADISRAGDRLGFEPLIDLETGLRGLVSSSKRTTAAAGADDDAAGQGGDTPEPVGTGE
- the allB gene encoding allantoinase AllB yields the protein MTVDLVVRNGTVVTPAGASIDAGLAIEDGTIVAVGQSDQLPEAARTLDAAGNVIVPGIVDCHIHNREPGLEYKEDWESATRAAAAGGVSTVVGMPNTDPVIDRPEHLELKFDRGEASAHVDFQSFVVVTSENLERISALDEAGALGYKIFLGSTVGDVPPPNDGEIIEAMERIRETGKRLGFHEENGEIVDYTTEQFKTDGKNRPIDFARSRPVIAEREAIERMCTFAEETGAKIHMYHVSSGSGAEAVARGKDRGIDVTAETCPHYLWFTEDVLREKGNVARIQPPIRNADERDRLWAALENGAIDSIATDHAPHTAEEKLVDDPFGNTWDAISGFVGLETEIPVMLSFVADGRLTLEEWVYHHSVRPAQIWGMYPQKGSLQVGTDADVTIVDPDLEWTLEDPSELHSKHPVTPFEGESFTGKAVTTIVRGEVVYDDGEVVGEAGFGTRVDVD